The Desulfatitalea tepidiphila genome window below encodes:
- a CDS encoding M16 family metallopeptidase, whose translation MVNKTRLPNGIRIVSKHMPHVRSVSMGVWVDVGARDESDEQSGLSHFIEHMIFKGTARRSAYEIAKAFDAVGGHTNAFTSTENTCYHARVMDAHLETMVDILSDIFLNSVFAPEEVERERPVIFQEIGMVEDSPEEFVHVLAGGDFWGDHPLGRSILGTREHVMGFSAETIKDYFQRLYHPERIVISAAGNVDHDHFTDLVGPTFATIHNGHPLPTRTTPDIHPKTSCQARTLEQVHICLSTQGLSVTDPRRFAFSLLSTILGGNMSSRLFQEIRERRGLAYSVYSFMMSYVDTGMFGVYTAVNAEQIQRTIDLILQEIRKLGRTPVSADELQDAKEYTKGNLLLAAESVDNQMVRLAQNELNFGEYIPVDKVVQNIEAVSTDDIQAAGAQLFQSDQSALTLLGPVDKATRFEAIFDE comes from the coding sequence GTGGTCAATAAAACCCGACTTCCCAACGGCATCCGCATCGTCTCGAAGCATATGCCTCACGTTCGATCGGTCTCCATGGGAGTGTGGGTCGACGTGGGGGCCAGGGACGAATCCGACGAACAAAGCGGGCTGTCTCACTTTATCGAACACATGATCTTTAAAGGGACGGCCCGCCGAAGCGCTTATGAAATCGCCAAGGCCTTCGATGCCGTCGGCGGCCACACCAACGCCTTCACCTCCACGGAAAATACCTGCTACCATGCGCGCGTCATGGATGCCCACCTGGAGACCATGGTCGATATCCTGTCGGACATCTTCCTCAATTCCGTGTTTGCCCCCGAAGAGGTGGAGCGCGAACGGCCGGTCATTTTTCAGGAGATCGGCATGGTCGAAGACTCACCCGAGGAGTTCGTGCATGTGCTGGCCGGCGGGGATTTCTGGGGCGATCATCCCTTGGGCCGCTCGATCCTGGGTACCCGGGAACACGTGATGGGCTTTTCCGCCGAGACCATCAAAGACTATTTTCAGCGCCTGTACCATCCGGAGCGCATCGTCATCTCGGCAGCCGGCAATGTGGATCATGACCATTTTACCGACCTCGTCGGACCGACCTTCGCCACCATCCACAACGGCCATCCGCTGCCCACCCGCACCACCCCGGACATCCATCCCAAAACCAGCTGCCAGGCGCGTACCCTGGAACAGGTCCACATCTGCCTGTCGACCCAGGGTCTTTCCGTCACCGATCCGCGTCGGTTCGCGTTTTCCCTGCTGAGCACCATTCTGGGCGGCAACATGAGTTCACGCCTCTTTCAGGAAATACGGGAAAGACGCGGCCTGGCCTATTCGGTCTACTCGTTTATGATGTCCTACGTGGATACCGGCATGTTCGGCGTCTACACCGCGGTCAATGCCGAGCAGATCCAACGCACCATCGATCTGATCCTTCAGGAGATCCGGAAACTCGGCCGCACGCCCGTATCTGCGGATGAACTGCAGGATGCCAAGGAGTACACCAAGGGCAACCTGCTGTTGGCCGCCGAAAGCGTCGACAACCAAATGGTGCGGTTGGCCCAGAACGAACTGAATTTCGGCGAATACATCCCGGTGGACAAGGTGGTTCAAAACATCGAAGCGGTCTCCACAGACGACATCCAGGCCGCCGGCGCCCAACTGTTTCAAAGCGATCAAAGCGCCCTGACCCTGCTCGGGCCGGTCGACAAGGCAACACGTTTTGAAGCCATTTTCGATGAATAA
- the dut gene encoding dUTP diphosphatase, whose translation MPQDPLIAFKRLNPEHDDDLPLPRYMTPHAAGMDVCAAVDDPIDLAPGQIALIPTGLAMAMPHGYEAQIRPRSGLAIHHGITVVNSPGTIDSDYRGEVKIGLINLGTAPYTIRRGERIAQMVIQRVCRAQISQADELDTTKRNAGGFGSTGSGA comes from the coding sequence ATGCCACAGGATCCTCTCATTGCCTTCAAACGCCTGAATCCCGAACATGACGACGACCTTCCCTTACCTCGCTACATGACGCCCCATGCCGCCGGCATGGACGTCTGTGCCGCGGTCGACGATCCCATCGACCTTGCACCCGGACAGATTGCCTTGATCCCCACCGGCCTGGCCATGGCCATGCCCCACGGCTACGAAGCCCAGATCCGACCGCGCAGCGGCCTGGCCATCCATCATGGGATCACGGTGGTCAATTCGCCGGGGACCATCGACAGCGACTATCGGGGAGAGGTCAAGATCGGCTTGATCAATCTGGGCACAGCCCCCTATACAATCCGTCGCGGCGAGCGTATCGCCCAGATGGTGATCCAGCGGGTATGCCGGGCCCAGATTTCACAGGCCGACGAATTGGACACCACCAAACGCAATGCCGGTGGATTCGGCAGTACTGGATCGGGTGCCTGA
- a CDS encoding MBL fold metallo-hydrolase has translation MDAEDALDGAGPCGLSVCMLASGSKGNAIYVSDGATSLLVDAGLSGIDIQRRMEWAGLSPERLSAIVVSHEHSDHIRGVGVLSRRYKLPVYISPDTLKAAGSQMGRLHDIRPFHIGRSFAINNLALHPFATSHDAQDPAGFTISRNGQKVGIATDLGVATGMVRQHLKNCTLLVLEANHDPDMLVNGPYPWPLKQRINSRNGHLSNKDSGHLLAEIQHDGLCHVILAHLSETNNTPEKALDTVERVLGGASRSFQIHVACQERCGSLLILK, from the coding sequence ATGGATGCAGAGGACGCCCTGGACGGAGCCGGGCCTTGCGGACTATCGGTGTGCATGCTGGCCAGCGGCAGCAAAGGCAATGCGATCTATGTCAGCGATGGGGCCACGTCGCTGCTGGTGGATGCAGGGTTGTCCGGTATCGACATCCAGCGCCGGATGGAATGGGCCGGGCTTAGCCCGGAGCGGCTCAGCGCTATCGTCGTTTCCCATGAACACAGCGATCATATCCGCGGCGTGGGGGTTCTGTCACGGCGTTACAAGCTGCCGGTCTACATCTCCCCGGATACCCTGAAGGCCGCCGGCAGCCAGATGGGACGACTGCATGACATCCGGCCATTTCACATTGGCCGTTCGTTTGCTATCAATAATTTGGCGCTCCATCCGTTTGCCACATCCCACGATGCCCAGGATCCGGCCGGCTTCACCATCTCCCGCAACGGCCAGAAGGTCGGCATCGCCACGGATCTGGGCGTGGCCACCGGAATGGTGCGGCAACATCTCAAAAATTGTACACTGCTCGTGCTGGAGGCCAACCACGATCCGGACATGCTGGTCAACGGTCCCTATCCCTGGCCGCTCAAACAGCGGATCAATAGCCGTAACGGCCATCTGTCCAACAAAGACTCCGGCCATCTGCTGGCCGAGATCCAGCACGACGGTCTCTGCCATGTGATCCTGGCGCACTTGAGCGAAACCAACAACACACCGGAAAAAGCACTGGACACGGTTGAACGCGTCCTGGGCGGCGCCTCGCGATCCTTTCAAATCCACGTGGCATGCCAGGAGCGCTGCGGGAGCCTGTTGATCCTTAAATAG
- a CDS encoding phosphatidylserine decarboxylase, whose protein sequence is MASASEDIPIYNRRSGRMEIEQVYGRKWMDLFYGTPWGRAATSRLLCRPIWSKIYGRMQQHSCSRSKIAPFVDQYGIDQSEVRVPRDGFASFNDFFIRQHKDGARPIDADATAMISPADARLSVFSIEADTRLTIKDASMTVPELMGGARLVDLFDGGVCLVYRLAPCDYHRFGYVEDGVQGPVHVIEGPLHSVNPLALRHKPDVHCTNYRHWCLVECARWGTTVQVEVGAMMVGSVVQHQPAGGRCRRGQEKGYFQFGGSTVIVLVGPDRLRVDADILEKSSRGVETLVRYGERVGRWTGTI, encoded by the coding sequence ATGGCGTCCGCATCTGAAGACATACCCATTTACAATCGCCGCTCGGGCCGAATGGAGATCGAACAGGTTTACGGCCGTAAATGGATGGACCTTTTTTACGGTACACCCTGGGGCCGGGCCGCTACCAGCCGATTGCTGTGCCGGCCGATCTGGTCAAAGATTTACGGCCGGATGCAGCAACATTCCTGCAGCCGCAGTAAAATCGCCCCCTTCGTGGATCAGTATGGCATCGACCAGTCCGAGGTTCGGGTTCCCCGTGACGGATTCGCCAGTTTCAACGATTTTTTTATCCGACAGCATAAAGATGGGGCGCGTCCCATCGACGCCGATGCCACGGCGATGATATCGCCGGCCGATGCGCGCTTGAGCGTTTTTTCAATCGAGGCCGACACGCGGCTGACCATCAAGGACGCCTCGATGACCGTTCCCGAGCTGATGGGGGGTGCCCGTCTGGTTGATCTATTTGACGGCGGCGTCTGCCTCGTCTATCGTCTCGCCCCCTGCGACTATCACCGTTTCGGCTATGTGGAGGATGGCGTTCAGGGGCCGGTGCACGTCATCGAAGGCCCGCTTCATTCGGTCAATCCGCTGGCCTTGCGCCATAAGCCCGATGTGCATTGCACCAACTACCGCCACTGGTGCCTGGTCGAGTGCGCGCGCTGGGGCACCACGGTCCAGGTGGAAGTGGGGGCCATGATGGTGGGCAGCGTCGTGCAGCACCAACCGGCCGGCGGACGCTGCCGGCGTGGCCAGGAAAAGGGTTATTTCCAATTCGGCGGCTCCACGGTGATCGTTCTGGTGGGTCCGGATCGTCTCCGCGTGGATGCGGATATCCTGGAAAAATCGAGCCGGGGCGTCGAAACCCTGGTGCGTTACGGCGAGCGGGTTGGACGCTGGACAGGCACTATTTAA
- the ubiE gene encoding bifunctional demethylmenaquinone methyltransferase/2-methoxy-6-polyprenyl-1,4-benzoquinol methylase UbiE — protein sequence MQELRLSMKSRELPYVRDMFNHIAPHYDFLNRLLSLRRDVFWRRAMVEGLRLAPGARVLDVACGTGDVALEIVQRTGEGVFVAAADFAPRMLHLARPKVDNRGSRDCIALLAADAFRLPFGRDRFDAVTIAFGIRNIQDKETALRQLYQVLKPGGRLAVLELASPDRGMLRSVYMFYFHRVLPLLGRLFSKHGFAYSYLPASVANFPSAGDFAGIMQSAGFGKVVYRKMTMGIAVLFTGEKP from the coding sequence ATGCAAGAGCTTAGGTTGTCAATGAAATCGCGGGAGTTGCCATATGTGCGTGATATGTTTAACCACATTGCGCCCCACTACGATTTTTTGAATCGGTTGCTGAGCCTGCGCCGGGATGTGTTCTGGCGGCGGGCGATGGTCGAGGGATTGCGGTTGGCCCCTGGTGCCCGGGTATTGGACGTGGCTTGCGGTACCGGCGACGTGGCCCTCGAGATCGTGCAGCGGACTGGAGAGGGGGTGTTCGTCGCTGCGGCGGATTTTGCACCCCGCATGCTGCACCTGGCCAGACCCAAGGTTGACAATCGCGGTTCCAGAGACTGCATTGCCCTGCTCGCCGCCGACGCTTTTCGGCTGCCGTTCGGCCGAGACCGTTTCGATGCCGTCACCATTGCCTTCGGTATCCGAAACATACAGGACAAAGAGACGGCGCTGCGGCAACTTTATCAGGTGTTAAAGCCCGGGGGTCGGTTGGCGGTTCTGGAGTTGGCGTCACCGGACAGGGGGATGCTCCGATCCGTCTACATGTTTTATTTTCATCGGGTGCTACCCCTGCTGGGCCGCTTGTTCAGCAAACATGGGTTTGCCTACAGCTACCTGCCCGCTTCGGTGGCGAACTTTCCATCGGCCGGAGATTTTGCCGGAATCATGCAGTCGGCCGGATTCGGTAAGGTGGTTTACCGCAAAATGACCATGGGTATCGCGGTGCTGTTTACCGGTGAAAAACCGTGA
- the dnaJ gene encoding molecular chaperone DnaJ: MKGKRDYYEVLGVAKSASDNELKTAYRKLALKYHPDRNPGDKAAEENFKEAAEAYEVLRDPRKRQIYDQYGHQGLEGSGFSGFGGFEDIFSSFGDIFEDFFGFSSRRGGRGRASRGADLRYDLSITFMEAAFGVETTIDLDKHETCDACHGTGIEPGTQAETCPHCRGAGQIGRSQGFFTIRTTCPHCGGTGQVISHPCKKCNGKGQKKISKKVSVRIPAGVDNNSRLRLSGEGEAGAMGGPPGDLYVFIHVKPHEFFRRDENDVICQIPISFIQATLGDRITVPTLEGEKSLDIPKGTQFGDVFRFRGDGIPSLRNGRKGDQIVQVTIKTPTNLNKKQEALLKEFSKLEDAKLGKRLKNIIKDTAAKAFQ, encoded by the coding sequence ATGAAAGGGAAAAGAGACTACTACGAAGTTCTCGGCGTCGCCAAAAGCGCCTCGGATAACGAACTGAAAACCGCCTATCGAAAATTGGCACTCAAATACCATCCCGACCGGAACCCGGGAGACAAAGCGGCCGAGGAAAATTTCAAGGAGGCCGCCGAAGCCTACGAGGTGCTGCGTGATCCCCGCAAACGGCAGATTTACGATCAATATGGTCATCAAGGCTTGGAAGGCAGCGGTTTTTCCGGATTCGGCGGCTTCGAGGACATCTTTTCCAGCTTTGGCGATATTTTCGAAGACTTTTTCGGTTTCAGCAGCCGACGCGGCGGTCGCGGGCGCGCCAGCAGGGGTGCGGACCTGCGCTACGATCTGAGTATCACCTTCATGGAAGCGGCCTTCGGCGTGGAAACCACCATCGATCTGGATAAGCATGAAACTTGCGATGCCTGTCACGGAACCGGCATCGAACCCGGCACCCAAGCCGAAACCTGTCCTCATTGCCGTGGTGCCGGCCAGATCGGTCGCAGCCAGGGGTTCTTTACGATCCGTACCACCTGCCCCCACTGCGGCGGCACCGGGCAGGTGATTTCCCACCCGTGCAAAAAATGCAATGGCAAGGGGCAGAAAAAGATTTCCAAGAAAGTTTCGGTCCGAATCCCAGCCGGGGTCGACAACAACTCACGCCTAAGGCTCAGCGGCGAAGGCGAAGCCGGCGCCATGGGTGGCCCTCCCGGTGACCTTTACGTTTTTATCCACGTAAAACCGCACGAATTTTTCAGGCGCGACGAAAACGATGTCATCTGCCAGATTCCCATTTCGTTCATCCAGGCCACCCTGGGCGATCGTATCACCGTACCCACCCTGGAGGGTGAAAAGAGCTTGGATATCCCCAAAGGGACTCAGTTCGGAGATGTATTCCGTTTTCGCGGTGACGGCATCCCCTCGTTGCGCAATGGCCGCAAAGGCGATCAAATCGTCCAGGTGACCATCAAAACCCCGACCAACCTGAACAAAAAGCAAGAGGCGCTGCTCAAGGAATTTTCCAAGCTGGAGGACGCCAAGTTGGGCAAGCGGCTGAAAAACATCATTAAAGATACGGCGGCCAAAGCCTTTCAATAG
- the queD gene encoding 6-carboxytetrahydropterin synthase QueD — MFELKILTHFAAAHQLQMVAKKCENLHGHNWKVEVCVTGDRLNPAGVLIDFGELKTRVKQIIDTLDHKFLNELNLFPGAPSSENIALYIAEALAKRLSETDVRVSRVTTWESEDACATYYPAAAKA, encoded by the coding sequence ATGTTCGAACTCAAAATACTGACCCACTTCGCGGCCGCGCATCAACTGCAAATGGTGGCCAAAAAATGTGAAAACCTGCACGGACACAACTGGAAGGTTGAGGTTTGCGTGACCGGTGATCGCTTAAACCCGGCCGGCGTGCTGATCGACTTCGGTGAACTCAAGACCCGCGTCAAACAGATCATCGATACCCTGGACCACAAATTTCTTAATGAGTTGAATCTCTTCCCCGGCGCGCCATCTTCGGAAAACATTGCCCTCTACATCGCCGAAGCCCTGGCCAAACGACTTTCCGAAACCGATGTCCGGGTCAGCCGGGTGACGACGTGGGAATCGGAAGACGCCTGTGCCACCTATTATCCGGCTGCGGCGAAAGCCTAA
- the murB gene encoding UDP-N-acetylmuramate dehydrogenase, with product MKILWLFVRTRVWTPDEKIKPAIVVAGDTPLHSLIERSFWPMDIENSVDLTPLNTFGLHATADRLVRIRTEADVQCIAQRVDLACIPKSVLGGGSNVILPPRVSALVLKVEIKGRRLASESDDAWVIEVGAGENWHDVVAWTLDMGWPGLENLALIPGTTGAAPIQNIGAYGVELKDRFEALDAVDMHTGRIVRMTGQECGFGYRDSVFKRELAGRFVVSRIRLRLPRPWQPVIGYPDLKRRAQGLGGDAPEPRQIFDWVCDVRRAKLPDPTEVGNAGSFFKNPVVDAAAWQRLNRHEPGMVAFPQADGGWKLSAAWMIEACGWKGRTLGKVGVYAKQALVLVNRGGGTRDEVLALSEAICDSVQSRFGVSLQMEPVRF from the coding sequence TTGAAAATCCTTTGGCTTTTTGTCCGAACCCGGGTATGGACTCCTGATGAAAAAATCAAGCCGGCGATCGTCGTGGCCGGCGATACGCCCCTGCATTCTCTTATCGAACGATCATTTTGGCCCATGGACATTGAAAACAGCGTTGATTTGACACCATTGAACACCTTTGGCCTGCACGCGACGGCCGATCGGCTTGTCCGCATTCGCACGGAAGCGGACGTGCAATGCATCGCCCAGCGAGTCGATTTAGCCTGCATACCCAAGTCGGTGCTCGGCGGTGGCAGCAACGTCATTTTGCCCCCGCGTGTATCCGCACTTGTCCTCAAAGTGGAGATCAAGGGAAGGCGGCTGGCCAGCGAATCGGACGATGCCTGGGTCATCGAGGTCGGCGCGGGCGAAAACTGGCACGACGTGGTGGCGTGGACCCTGGACATGGGGTGGCCGGGGTTGGAGAACCTGGCGCTGATACCCGGAACCACGGGAGCCGCACCGATTCAGAATATCGGCGCCTATGGCGTGGAACTCAAAGATCGCTTCGAGGCCCTGGATGCCGTCGATATGCACACCGGCCGCATCGTGCGCATGACGGGGCAGGAATGTGGCTTCGGCTATCGTGACAGTGTGTTTAAACGGGAACTGGCCGGCCGGTTCGTCGTTTCAAGAATCCGGTTGCGCCTGCCCCGCCCGTGGCAACCGGTGATCGGCTATCCGGACTTGAAACGTCGCGCCCAAGGGTTGGGTGGTGATGCGCCCGAGCCTCGGCAGATTTTCGATTGGGTGTGCGACGTCCGGCGGGCCAAACTGCCCGACCCGACGGAGGTGGGAAACGCCGGTAGTTTTTTTAAAAACCCGGTGGTCGATGCGGCCGCCTGGCAACGGTTGAATCGCCATGAACCGGGAATGGTGGCGTTTCCCCAAGCCGATGGAGGATGGAAGCTGTCGGCCGCATGGATGATCGAGGCCTGCGGATGGAAAGGGCGCACGCTGGGCAAGGTGGGGGTCTATGCGAAGCAGGCCCTGGTGCTCGTCAACCGGGGTGGAGGCACCCGGGATGAGGTGCTCGCCCTGTCGGAGGCCATCTGCGACAGCGTCCAGAGTCGTTTTGGCGTGAGCCTGCAAATGGAACCGGTGCGGTTTTAG
- a CDS encoding diguanylate cyclase domain-containing protein, whose product MIDAFSIFIIPPLLSFLFGVYLAVLALVSFRRVSLKGRVLFALVCIGYSLLSPVFICHHFIDDDQLILSIERTVHLFYVFLPVLVVAFFHHLLGIRRPAVLIVMAVLSCLFSVSTQSDCYINGLYKYGWGLIAKGGVAFQLFGLYGAVAMAYSVVSFVIRMKRENHPTLRLRFKYVIWSFGIATILTFFNTPAMHGVDLYPAGNFSFLPLALLAYGVFKHRLAEVRSLLHLSFLRAILYAMVFLPNLLLFLWLFPIIAKASEAAQFVFLSLWYLSNTLYVIPIRALAQRWLYKTRNELQQAEVSLMKEMLVLGDSGSLISKVNDAVCRLLAFDRIEILTSDATERALILPDGTTFPLPESLYHHLRHRRSIFEAFSGNMNVPVTATPATLLELLAKLDAMYAIALEHNGNLIGLLALPQKHDQRPLYAEEAAFIKNIAGTLSLALSNARMYQRIAGLKDHLQSQTEALTAEVEERQRAESSLTAAQRDLVEAHLAMENAVLQANEMTAKMEINNHVLIQEMEDRKKVEQALRKSEEMYRLIAENATDVIWTIDMEGRFTFISPSVRHLLGYSPQEMSALQIPSVLTPESLKIATQTIAEELARTRTPGAALKQSRAIELEQVRKNGTTVWTEVNTRFLMDERRSVVGILGVTRDITQRRHAEQELIYLAYHDGLTGLYNRKAFVEHLESEIRYADRYGSGLGLLFFDLNKFKQVNDTFGHEVGDRLLMGVAKRLLTIVRETDLVARLGGDEFTIILKNPDIVMPEVVARRTAEALARPYEIGEVVIDFVSASIGIASFPKDGRSAGALMKSADLAMYRAKESSSHWVFCSDPPVQTL is encoded by the coding sequence ATGATCGACGCTTTTTCCATATTCATCATACCGCCTCTGTTGTCTTTTCTGTTCGGCGTCTATCTGGCCGTCCTCGCCCTGGTTTCGTTTCGCCGCGTATCGCTCAAGGGACGCGTCTTGTTTGCGTTGGTTTGCATTGGGTATTCGTTGCTGTCACCGGTTTTCATCTGCCACCACTTCATCGACGATGACCAGTTGATCCTATCCATCGAACGCACGGTCCATCTCTTTTACGTTTTTCTGCCGGTGTTGGTTGTGGCCTTTTTTCACCATCTGCTCGGAATTCGTCGGCCGGCCGTGTTGATCGTTATGGCCGTGTTGAGCTGCCTGTTCAGTGTCAGTACCCAGAGCGACTGTTATATCAACGGCCTGTATAAATACGGATGGGGACTTATCGCCAAGGGCGGTGTGGCCTTTCAACTTTTCGGCCTGTATGGCGCAGTCGCGATGGCCTATTCCGTGGTCAGCTTCGTGATCCGTATGAAACGGGAAAACCATCCGACGCTGCGGTTGCGTTTCAAGTACGTGATCTGGTCGTTCGGCATCGCCACGATCTTGACCTTTTTCAATACTCCCGCCATGCACGGCGTGGATTTATATCCGGCGGGCAATTTCAGCTTTTTGCCCCTGGCCCTTCTGGCCTACGGCGTCTTCAAGCACCGGCTGGCGGAGGTGCGGAGCCTGTTGCACCTCTCTTTCCTTCGCGCCATTTTATATGCCATGGTGTTTTTGCCCAACCTGCTGCTTTTCCTCTGGCTTTTCCCGATCATCGCCAAAGCGTCGGAGGCCGCCCAATTCGTTTTTTTGAGCCTCTGGTACCTGTCCAACACCCTCTATGTGATTCCCATCCGGGCACTGGCCCAGCGCTGGCTTTACAAAACGCGCAATGAGTTGCAGCAGGCCGAAGTGTCACTCATGAAAGAGATGCTGGTGTTGGGCGATTCAGGCAGCCTGATTAGTAAGGTCAATGATGCGGTGTGCCGTCTGCTGGCCTTCGATCGGATCGAGATTCTGACCAGTGATGCAACAGAACGGGCTTTGATCCTGCCCGACGGCACGACCTTTCCGCTGCCGGAATCGCTGTACCATCACTTGCGTCACCGGCGGTCGATTTTCGAGGCCTTTTCGGGGAACATGAATGTGCCGGTGACCGCGACGCCGGCGACCCTTCTGGAATTGCTGGCAAAACTCGATGCCATGTATGCCATTGCCCTGGAACATAACGGAAACCTGATCGGCTTGCTGGCCTTGCCGCAGAAACATGACCAGCGGCCGTTGTATGCCGAAGAGGCCGCATTTATAAAAAATATTGCCGGCACCCTGTCACTGGCGCTGTCCAATGCGCGCATGTACCAGCGCATTGCCGGCCTCAAGGATCACCTCCAGAGCCAGACAGAGGCGCTCACCGCTGAAGTCGAAGAGCGGCAACGGGCTGAATCCTCATTGACAGCGGCACAACGCGACCTCGTCGAGGCACACCTGGCCATGGAGAACGCGGTCTTGCAGGCTAACGAGATGACCGCCAAAATGGAGATCAACAACCATGTTTTGATCCAGGAGATGGAGGATCGCAAGAAAGTCGAACAGGCCCTGCGCAAGAGCGAAGAGATGTACCGCCTGATCGCTGAAAACGCCACCGACGTGATCTGGACCATCGATATGGAAGGCAGGTTCACTTTCATCAGCCCTTCGGTTCGGCATTTGCTGGGATATTCCCCCCAGGAGATGTCGGCCCTTCAGATTCCATCGGTGTTGACACCCGAATCGCTGAAGATTGCAACGCAGACCATCGCCGAGGAGCTGGCCCGGACCAGGACGCCGGGCGCCGCATTGAAACAGAGCCGCGCCATCGAACTGGAGCAGGTCAGAAAGAACGGGACGACGGTCTGGACCGAGGTGAACACCCGCTTTTTGATGGATGAGCGCCGGTCTGTCGTCGGGATCCTGGGGGTCACCCGGGATATTACCCAGCGACGCCATGCAGAGCAGGAGTTGATCTATTTGGCCTATCACGACGGACTCACCGGATTATATAATCGCAAGGCCTTTGTCGAACATCTGGAGAGCGAAATCCGTTATGCCGATCGTTATGGTTCCGGGTTGGGATTGCTCTTTTTCGATTTGAACAAATTCAAGCAGGTCAACGACACCTTTGGCCATGAAGTCGGCGACCGGTTACTTATGGGTGTGGCCAAGCGTCTGTTGACCATCGTCCGGGAGACCGATCTGGTGGCCCGGCTGGGAGGCGACGAATTTACCATCATTCTCAAGAATCCCGATATCGTCATGCCCGAGGTGGTCGCCCGACGCACCGCCGAAGCCTTGGCCCGGCCTTATGAAATCGGCGAGGTGGTCATCGATTTCGTCAGCGCCAGCATCGGCATCGCCTCCTTTCCCAAGGACGGAAGATCGGCCGGAGCGCTGATGAAAAGCGCCGACCTCGCCATGTACAGAGCCAAGGAGAGCAGCTCCCACTGGGTGTTTTGTTCCGACCCACCCGTCCAGACCCTCTGA
- a CDS encoding two-component system sensor histidine kinase NtrB yields MEEHSKADQNEAQRIALAQKTEEVASLRDALRQAEDKYRVLVENANDAIFVLQDGKIRFANPKALALGGVLAEDLEKVPFSEYLHPEERDIVVRRHEQRLKGEKILNMYPLRIVTRQGDVFWGEVNAVRIEWEGQPATLNIIRDITSQKLIEHHYFQNESLATLRTLSGGMAHSINNLLMGIQGRVSLLYRSMGLNDVRRDHLRGIEACVSDAAKLTRQMLGFAQSGKYNVTKLNLNDVIQAVTQSFVHNENHITLIRELDSALWPVEADSQQLEQVVMNIMLNAWQSIVDKGRILVKTENFELTEGREHYQDARTGKCVKLTIRDSGIGMDDTVRKRAIEPFFTTKGLGQHRGLGLSSAYGIIANHNGFIDIDSIPEVGTTISVYLPAAGDAQ; encoded by the coding sequence ATGGAAGAGCATTCGAAAGCAGATCAGAACGAAGCCCAACGTATCGCTTTGGCACAGAAAACAGAGGAGGTCGCCAGCCTCAGGGACGCCCTGCGCCAAGCCGAAGACAAATACCGCGTGCTGGTGGAAAATGCCAACGATGCCATTTTCGTCCTGCAAGACGGCAAGATCCGCTTTGCCAATCCCAAGGCCCTGGCCTTGGGCGGCGTCCTGGCCGAGGATCTGGAAAAGGTGCCGTTCAGCGAATACCTGCACCCGGAAGAGCGCGACATCGTGGTGCGTCGCCATGAACAGCGCCTGAAGGGTGAAAAAATCCTGAACATGTACCCGTTGCGCATCGTCACCCGCCAGGGCGACGTTTTCTGGGGAGAAGTCAATGCGGTTCGCATCGAATGGGAAGGCCAGCCCGCCACGCTGAACATCATACGTGATATCACCTCCCAGAAACTGATCGAACATCACTATTTCCAAAACGAGAGCCTGGCCACCTTGCGAACCTTGTCGGGCGGCATGGCCCATTCCATCAACAACCTCCTGATGGGCATTCAGGGCCGTGTTTCCCTGCTGTATCGCAGCATGGGATTGAACGATGTGCGCCGCGACCACCTGCGCGGGATCGAGGCGTGCGTGTCGGACGCCGCCAAACTCACCCGCCAGATGCTCGGATTTGCCCAATCCGGCAAATACAACGTCACCAAGCTGAATCTCAACGACGTGATCCAGGCGGTGACCCAATCGTTTGTCCACAATGAAAACCACATCACCCTGATTCGTGAGCTGGATTCGGCGCTCTGGCCTGTTGAGGCCGACAGCCAACAACTGGAACAGGTGGTCATGAACATCATGCTCAATGCATGGCAGTCGATTGTCGACAAAGGCAGAATCCTGGTCAAAACCGAAAATTTCGAATTGACCGAAGGGCGCGAGCACTATCAGGATGCACGCACCGGCAAGTGTGTCAAACTGACCATCCGCGACTCGGGCATCGGCATGGACGATACGGTGCGCAAACGCGCCATCGAACCTTTTTTCACCACCAAGGGTCTCGGTCAACATCGGGGCCTGGGGCTCTCCAGCGCCTATGGCATCATCGCCAACCATAACGGATTCATCGATATCGACAGCATCCCGGAAGTCGGTACAACCATCTCGGTCTACCTGCCCGCAGCCGGCGATGCCCAATAA